The Synchiropus splendidus isolate RoL2022-P1 chromosome 1, RoL_Sspl_1.0, whole genome shotgun sequence genome includes a window with the following:
- the ppp1r2 gene encoding protein phosphatase inhibitor 2, translating to MAAPRPIKGILKNKNCAASVKPLPDDVQGENPEQIPGLSEDDQQKKSQKWDEMNILATYHPADKDYGMMKIDEPSTPYNRMVGDEDDEGALSDSDANALPADDLASKLMAAEGSDPRFMKEDDEEDSSEEEEEELTPEEQAKKKHFQMMRKMHYNEGLNIKLARQLIASELQEEEEEEEEDDDVDEEMREDMEESEEISVDLPQEGESLDS from the exons ATGGCAGCTCCCCGGCCGATTAAAGGCatcctcaaaaacaaaaactgcgcGGCAAGTGTCAAACCTCTCCCCGATGACGTTCAAGGGGAGAATCCGGAGCAGATTCCCGGACTGTCGGAGGATGACCAGCA GAAGAAATCCCAGAAGTGGGATGAGATGAACATCTTGGCCACGTACCATCCAGCAGACAAAGACTACGGCATGATGAAGATTGATGAGCCCAGCACCCCCTACAACAG AATGgttggtgatgaggatgatgaaggagcACTCAGTGATTCAGATGCCAACGCGCTCCCAGCAGACGACCTGGCTTCAAA ACTGATGGCTGCTGAGGGCTCAGATCCTCGTTTTAtgaaagaagatgatgaagaggatagcagcgaggaagaggaggaggaacttACTCCTGAAGAACAAG CCAAAAAGAAGCATTTCCAAATGATGAGGAAGATGCACTACAACGAGGGACTCAACATCAAACTGGCCCGACAGCTCATCGCCAGCGAGCtccaagaagaggaagaggaggaggaggaagatgatgacgTAGATGAAGAGATGAGGGAAGACATGGAGGAGTCGGAGGAGATCAGCGTTGACCTGCCACAAGAAG GTGAATCCCTGGACTCGTAG
- the LOC128755784 gene encoding protein ANKUB1-like isoform X2, translating into MKQLVKDAFLVSLLDDAHYMELNYAGAAMQDSWTLCDVGITSGSLIKCLIKSEQKPVLFVFNVVTKDMLPVLRSESLMSMSVAELKSIISEKTNLPVSIFRLTTSSNVQLYDCNTLQDYGIKEGAVLYLDTWDGWVEFLQGCLLGNKTTVLSHFSQQKLVIRFQQRVALYIASSLGHLDLACWLLERRVHVDEPVGVHPSRQWCHRAAHSESRKCPVHVAAERGQLLILKLFITKDILALTCQDPQGRDALKIAIQNRHVACVCFLAEKLCSVASFWNISLPMRVYLRVKLWIRLSQRRTASAQCQNNLPSRLVEGCLVDGYNHSNMSSKLKGKEIKTQKAQNDSFFTEVHNIRPSRGDVLKTKSRHENTIIYKEKLPPIQQSSMSEVLVGAPLKSSIIHPILITNQTKSTPRENAVYYMTLASHFTEKPWAKQLKIARTLAKKHIKT; encoded by the exons ATGAAGCAACTAGTAAAG GATGCTTTTCTGGTGAGCCTGCTCGATGATGCTCATTACATGGAGCTCAATTATGCTGGAGCAGCTATGCAGGACAGTTGGACCCTTTGTGACGTGGGTATTACCAGTGGAAGCCTAATCAAATGTCTCATAAAG AGCGAACAGAAGCCGGTGCTGTTTGTGTTCAATGTTGTGACAAAGGACATGTTACCAGTCCTGAGAAGTGAGAGTCTGATGAGCATGTCTGTGGCCGAATTGAAAAGCATCATATCAGAGAAGACGAATCTTCCTGTCAGCATCTTCAGACTCACAACAAGCAGTAATGTTCAGCTCTATGACTGCAACACACTTCAAGACTATGGCATCAAGGAAG GCGCTGTTCTTTATCTGGACACTTGGGATGGGTGGGTGGAGTTCCTTCAGGGCTGCCTTCTTGGCAACAAGACCACAGTTCTGAGtcatttttcacaacaaaagCTTGTGATCAG ATTTCAGCAGCGAGTGGCGCTCTACATCGCCTCTTCACTTGGCCACCTGGACCTGGCTTGCTGGCTGCTGGAAAGGAGGGTGCATGTCGATGAACCCGTGGGAGTTCATCCGTCTCGTCAATGGTGCCACCGAGCTGCCCACAGTGAGAGCAGAAAGTGCCCCGTCCATGTTGCTGCAGAGCGAGGTCAACTCCTCATCCTCAAACTCTTCATCACtaaggacattttggccttGACTTGTCAAGACCCACAAGGTCGTGATGCCTTAAAGATTGCCATTCAGAATAGACATGTGGCATGCGTGTGCTTCTTAGCTGAAAAACTCTGCTCAGTCGCTTCCTTCTGGAACATCTCACTGCCCATGCGAGTCTACCTCAGGGTCAAACTGTGGATCCGACTGAGTCAGAGACGCACAGCTTCTGCTCAGTGTCAAAACAACCTCCCCAGCAGGTTGGTGGAAGGGTGTTTGGTTGATGGTTATAACCATTCTAACATGTCGTCTAAACTCAAAGGCAAagagataaaaacacaaaaagcacaGAACGACTCCTTCTTCACTGAGGTCCACAACATAAGGCCAAGTAGAGGTGATGTCCTCAAGACGAAATCTAGACATGAAAACACCATCATATACAAAGAAAAGCTTCCCCCCATCCAACAATCTTCAATGAGTGAAGTGTTAGTTGGTGCGCCTTTGAAatcctccatcatccatcctatACTCATCACCAACCAAACTAAAAGCACACCAAGAGAAAATGCAGTCTACTACATGACACTAGCCAG CCACTTCACAGAGAAGCCTTGGGCAAAGCAGTTGAAGATTGCAAGGACACTGGCCAAAAAGCACATCAAGACCTGA
- the LOC128755784 gene encoding protein ANKUB1-like isoform X1, translating into MRIFVCYRGSWETFDVPRDQSVGTMKQLVKDAFLVSLLDDAHYMELNYAGAAMQDSWTLCDVGITSGSLIKCLIKSEQKPVLFVFNVVTKDMLPVLRSESLMSMSVAELKSIISEKTNLPVSIFRLTTSSNVQLYDCNTLQDYGIKEGAVLYLDTWDGWVEFLQGCLLGNKTTVLSHFSQQKLVIRFQQRVALYIASSLGHLDLACWLLERRVHVDEPVGVHPSRQWCHRAAHSESRKCPVHVAAERGQLLILKLFITKDILALTCQDPQGRDALKIAIQNRHVACVCFLAEKLCSVASFWNISLPMRVYLRVKLWIRLSQRRTASAQCQNNLPSRLVEGCLVDGYNHSNMSSKLKGKEIKTQKAQNDSFFTEVHNIRPSRGDVLKTKSRHENTIIYKEKLPPIQQSSMSEVLVGAPLKSSIIHPILITNQTKSTPRENAVYYMTLASHFTEKPWAKQLKIARTLAKKHIKT; encoded by the exons ATGAGAATCTTCGTCTGCTATAGAGGCTCCTGGGAGACGTTCGATGTACCCAGGGATCAGTCTGTAGGGACAATGAAGCAACTAGTAAAG GATGCTTTTCTGGTGAGCCTGCTCGATGATGCTCATTACATGGAGCTCAATTATGCTGGAGCAGCTATGCAGGACAGTTGGACCCTTTGTGACGTGGGTATTACCAGTGGAAGCCTAATCAAATGTCTCATAAAG AGCGAACAGAAGCCGGTGCTGTTTGTGTTCAATGTTGTGACAAAGGACATGTTACCAGTCCTGAGAAGTGAGAGTCTGATGAGCATGTCTGTGGCCGAATTGAAAAGCATCATATCAGAGAAGACGAATCTTCCTGTCAGCATCTTCAGACTCACAACAAGCAGTAATGTTCAGCTCTATGACTGCAACACACTTCAAGACTATGGCATCAAGGAAG GCGCTGTTCTTTATCTGGACACTTGGGATGGGTGGGTGGAGTTCCTTCAGGGCTGCCTTCTTGGCAACAAGACCACAGTTCTGAGtcatttttcacaacaaaagCTTGTGATCAG ATTTCAGCAGCGAGTGGCGCTCTACATCGCCTCTTCACTTGGCCACCTGGACCTGGCTTGCTGGCTGCTGGAAAGGAGGGTGCATGTCGATGAACCCGTGGGAGTTCATCCGTCTCGTCAATGGTGCCACCGAGCTGCCCACAGTGAGAGCAGAAAGTGCCCCGTCCATGTTGCTGCAGAGCGAGGTCAACTCCTCATCCTCAAACTCTTCATCACtaaggacattttggccttGACTTGTCAAGACCCACAAGGTCGTGATGCCTTAAAGATTGCCATTCAGAATAGACATGTGGCATGCGTGTGCTTCTTAGCTGAAAAACTCTGCTCAGTCGCTTCCTTCTGGAACATCTCACTGCCCATGCGAGTCTACCTCAGGGTCAAACTGTGGATCCGACTGAGTCAGAGACGCACAGCTTCTGCTCAGTGTCAAAACAACCTCCCCAGCAGGTTGGTGGAAGGGTGTTTGGTTGATGGTTATAACCATTCTAACATGTCGTCTAAACTCAAAGGCAAagagataaaaacacaaaaagcacaGAACGACTCCTTCTTCACTGAGGTCCACAACATAAGGCCAAGTAGAGGTGATGTCCTCAAGACGAAATCTAGACATGAAAACACCATCATATACAAAGAAAAGCTTCCCCCCATCCAACAATCTTCAATGAGTGAAGTGTTAGTTGGTGCGCCTTTGAAatcctccatcatccatcctatACTCATCACCAACCAAACTAAAAGCACACCAAGAGAAAATGCAGTCTACTACATGACACTAGCCAG CCACTTCACAGAGAAGCCTTGGGCAAAGCAGTTGAAGATTGCAAGGACACTGGCCAAAAAGCACATCAAGACCTGA